The genomic stretch CTGATGCCCGGTATGGGCAAAATGAAGAAGGCCGTCGATGCTGCCGGTGGTTTTGACAACAAGGAAATACTGCATCAAGAGGCAATCATCAGCTCCATGACGAAAAAGGAGCGCAAGAATCCCAAATTGATGAATGCATCGCGCAAGCGCCGCGTTGCCTCAGGGGCTGGCGTCAGTGTTCAGGAGGTCAACAAATTGCTCAAAGCCTATCAGGGTATGGCAACCATGATGAAAAAGATGGGCAAAAAGGGTGGCAAGAAAGGTCTTGCTTCCATGATGGGCGCGATGGGTGGCGGGATGCCTCCCGGCGGCATGGGGGGAGGTATGCCCCCCGGCCTTGGCGGCGGAGGTCTGCCGGGTCTTGGCAGTGGGCAACTGCCACCAGATCTCGATCCGTCAAAGCTGGGCTTGCCCGGTCTTGGTGCTCCGAAGAAGAAATAATTGACAGTTTACAGACAAAAATCATGAAGAAGGAAAAACAATCATGGCATTGAAAATCAGACTGGCCCGTGGGGGCTCAAAGAAACGTCCGTACTATCACGTTGTGGTGGCAGATGTGCGCGCGCCGCGTGATGGTCGCTTTATTGAGAAAGTGGGGGCCTATAACCCTCTTCTGGCAAAAGACGACGAGCAGCGTTTCACAATCAAGGAAGAGCGCGTGAAGCATTGGCTTTCAAAAGGTGCCAAGCCGACAGATCGTGTTGCACGCTTCCTCGCCAATGGTGGCCTAGTGGAATGGCAGGCTGGCAACAACCCCAACAAGGCGAAGCCAGGCAAGAAAGCCCAGGAGCGGATTGCTGAAAAAGAAGCGGCAGAAGAAGCAAAGCGCGAAGCTGAGGCAGCTGCCAAAGCAGAAGCAGAAGCAGAAGCTGCCGCCGCTGAACCTGCAGAAGATGCAGCAGCCGAAGAGAAAGCTGAATAGTCAGCTTTCAGCGCGTATTTTCTCAGTGCAGAAGCGCCTCTCCCTCCTTTTGGGGAAGAGGTGCCCTGCAGAGGCGGAGGGGCCATGAGCAAACGTATCTGCCTTGGTGCCATTGCCGGTGCTCACGGTGTGCGTGGTGAATTCAAGGTCAAGTCGTTTACGGCGAGGCCGGAAGATATTGCCGTATACGGACCGCTTGAATCTGAAAAGGGCGACCGTCATTTCACACTTGCGCTGGTGCGCCCGGCCAAGCCAACCCTGTTCGTTGCGCGTGCGCCTGAAATCAAGACGCGCGAAGAAGCGGAAGACCTGAAGGGCACAAAACTTTTTGTCTCACGCGATATGTTGCCGCCACCGGATGAAGATGAGTTTTATTACGAGGATCTTGTTGGATTATCGGTGCAGACGGTTGAGGGCAAACCATACGGCAAAGTAAAGGCTGTGCTGAACCACGGCGCCGGCGATATTCTGGAAATATCGCAAATACCTGACATTAAAGGCACGGGATTGATCCCGTTCACCAGGCAAGATGTGCCGACGATAGATTTTGCGTCAGGCGTTGTCGTGGTCGTCGCTCCTTTGCTTGATATGGATGAGCCGGAAGATGCCCCGCCAGAGAGTAAAACATGACCTGGCAAGCGACAATTCTGACGATTTTCCCCGATGCGTTTCCGGGCATCCTCGACATTTCTGTCATTGGACGCGCCCGCGCCGAAGGCTTGTGGTCGCTCGAGACGGTAGATATCCGCCAGTTTGGATCGGGCAAACACAAGGATGTGGATGATACACCCGCGGGTGGTGGCGCAGGGATGGTGATGCGGGCAGATGTCCTGGCAACGGCTATCGACAGCGTTGACATGGTATCGCGGCCTCTCATCTATCTCTCGCCGCGGGGCAAACCGTTAACCCAGTCCCGGGTGCGGGATCTGGCAACAGGACCAGGCTTGGTTCTGCTCGCGGGGCGTTTTGAAGGCATTGATGAGCGTGTGCTGCAACAGAGAAATATTGAAGAAGTGAGCCTGGGAGATTTCGTGCTCGCTGGCGGAGAAGTTGCGGCGATGGCGCTCACGGAGGCTTGCGTGCGGCTCATTCCCGGTGTATTAGGCGCGGCTCAATCGCCAGAGGAAGAAAGTTTCGAAGGCGGTTTGCTGGAATATCCCCAGTACACCAGACCGAGGGAGTTCGAGGGAAAAAAAATCCCCGAAATACTTCTGTCAGGAGACCACGGAAAAATAGCCGACTGGCGTCGGCAACAGGCATTGGAAATAACACGCGCGCGACGACCCGATCTGCTGAAAGACGAAGCGGGGTCCAATCCGGCAGAAAACACAAAGGAAGAAGACCAGTGAATATCATTGAAGAGCTCGAACAGGAGCACATGGCAGAACTTGGCAAGGAAGTCCCGGAATTCAACGCCGGTGACACGTTGCGCGTCAGCGTGAAAGTGCGTGAAGGCGAACGTGAGCGTGTGCAGGCCTTTGAAGGCGTCTGTATTGCGCGCTCCGGCCGGGGATTGAACGAGACATTTACCGTGCGCAAAATCTCCTTCGGTGAAGGTGTCGAGCGTGTTTTCCCGATTTTCTCACCGCTGGTAGATAAAGTCGATGTGGTCCGCCGTGGCCGCGTGCGTCGTGCGAAACTTTACTATCTGCGTGGTCGAACAGGCCGGGCCGCACGGATCACTGAAAAGCAGGATTTCAAGAAGAAAAAAGCCGACTGAAGCTGAGGCAGGCATTTTCAGCAGCCGTTCTATTGAAAAAAAGGTGGTCCATGGCCACCTTTTTTATTGCGTCATGAGTTGTTGAAATACCTCAAATGAGGCAATTGCCTATCAAACCTTTTCGCGGGATACTGCATCTTGAGGGGAAGAGGAAAGAAGAATGAAACTGCTGCAAAAGATCATGACGGGTTTCGCGGCCTTCATGGTGATTATTTATATCGCCGGGTTCTTTCTCGATGATGAGGTGTCACTCACGCGCAATATCCTGATTGAAGCGCCCCGCGAGCAGGTCTTCGAGCTTGTTGCCGATTTCAATAACTGGAACGCGTGGTCACCGTGGAATGCGTTCGACCCTGATGCGATTTACGATGTCACCGGCATGGATCGCGGGCAACGCATGGTCTGGGCGTCAGATCACCCTGCGATAGGTGAGGGTGCGCAGACAGTGGTTTTCTATGAGCCGCCGAGAATGATCGAAACCCGGCTTGATCTTGGTGGTTGGGGCGACGGCTACGGCGCTTTTGTCCTTATTGAGAATGAAAAAACAGACAGCACACGGATCTACTGGCAATATAATGGTGAGATGCGGCGCGGCAAGCCTTTCCTGCTAAAGCCAGTACACACATATTACGGCCTGTTCATGGATGAAATGCTGGCACCAACTTATGAACGCGGGCTCCAGCAGTTGAAAGAGCTGGCAGAGAGACAGGACCTCTCTGCTGCCATGGCAGATGCAGAGCTGGAAGAAGCGTTGCCGCCTCAATAGGCGGGCCTTAGCTCCGTTAGCGGAATAATCTGCTCTCTTACCGTCTCACCGGTTTTACTGGTCAGGCGCAAGGAAACAACTTCCTGCTCCCAGTCTATATCCACGATCCCGAAATTTTCATCATAGAACATTTCGCCAATGCGATGCGGTCCGGCTTCCTGTCTG from Parvularcula sp. IMCC14364 encodes the following:
- the rpsP gene encoding 30S ribosomal protein S16, with the translated sequence MALKIRLARGGSKKRPYYHVVVADVRAPRDGRFIEKVGAYNPLLAKDDEQRFTIKEERVKHWLSKGAKPTDRVARFLANGGLVEWQAGNNPNKAKPGKKAQERIAEKEAAEEAKREAEAAAKAEAEAEAAAAEPAEDAAAEEKAE
- the rimM gene encoding ribosome maturation factor RimM (Essential for efficient processing of 16S rRNA) is translated as MSKRICLGAIAGAHGVRGEFKVKSFTARPEDIAVYGPLESEKGDRHFTLALVRPAKPTLFVARAPEIKTREEAEDLKGTKLFVSRDMLPPPDEDEFYYEDLVGLSVQTVEGKPYGKVKAVLNHGAGDILEISQIPDIKGTGLIPFTRQDVPTIDFASGVVVVVAPLLDMDEPEDAPPESKT
- the trmD gene encoding tRNA (guanosine(37)-N1)-methyltransferase TrmD: MTWQATILTIFPDAFPGILDISVIGRARAEGLWSLETVDIRQFGSGKHKDVDDTPAGGGAGMVMRADVLATAIDSVDMVSRPLIYLSPRGKPLTQSRVRDLATGPGLVLLAGRFEGIDERVLQQRNIEEVSLGDFVLAGGEVAAMALTEACVRLIPGVLGAAQSPEEESFEGGLLEYPQYTRPREFEGKKIPEILLSGDHGKIADWRRQQALEITRARRPDLLKDEAGSNPAENTKEEDQ
- the rplS gene encoding 50S ribosomal protein L19, which encodes MNIIEELEQEHMAELGKEVPEFNAGDTLRVSVKVREGERERVQAFEGVCIARSGRGLNETFTVRKISFGEGVERVFPIFSPLVDKVDVVRRGRVRRAKLYYLRGRTGRAARITEKQDFKKKKAD
- a CDS encoding SRPBCC family protein, which gives rise to MKLLQKIMTGFAAFMVIIYIAGFFLDDEVSLTRNILIEAPREQVFELVADFNNWNAWSPWNAFDPDAIYDVTGMDRGQRMVWASDHPAIGEGAQTVVFYEPPRMIETRLDLGGWGDGYGAFVLIENEKTDSTRIYWQYNGEMRRGKPFLLKPVHTYYGLFMDEMLAPTYERGLQQLKELAERQDLSAAMADAELEEALPPQ